A single Pseudomonadota bacterium DNA region contains:
- a CDS encoding OmpA family protein — MSIKRLLICIISISAIAVCASESKALTRGFEASSFHPAVDDGPYFTVYGSEALGQWQWVLGSTANYAYRPFQLIQNGNRVRGIIDDALQQDLYGSVGLVGRWLQFGVDMPVAWWLTYTDPNVPGAASQNKTALGDIQLNFKSELVQIEKHRVGVAILPFITLPTGKGEYFTGNGGVAGGGKIIIEGRPVDRWGIALNAGVMARQKFTILDIEQTHQLLFGLGTSVDVTKNLAASAEIWGRTNLTDLFGKERETPAEVDAGLRYRIGESGFAVNGGGGFGIFRGSGAPTFRAFAGLSYRPPSREEEAAATDPLDEVRETVVHFDTAGEKFASLEDAERLIRVADIMIGHPEVSATLVGFSDSRGKASYNMKLSRRRAEQVREYLVGRGVPPDRLNVEARGEDEPAADNSTEGGRANNRRVEFRTHP; from the coding sequence ATGTCTATAAAGCGACTGTTGATATGCATCATCTCGATATCCGCCATCGCCGTCTGCGCCTCTGAGTCTAAGGCACTAACCAGGGGTTTCGAGGCCTCCTCTTTCCACCCTGCGGTCGATGACGGACCGTATTTCACCGTCTACGGCAGCGAAGCCCTTGGGCAGTGGCAGTGGGTGCTCGGCTCCACTGCCAACTACGCATATCGTCCTTTCCAGCTGATCCAGAACGGCAACCGGGTCCGCGGCATAATCGACGACGCCCTGCAGCAGGATCTCTACGGCTCTGTGGGCCTCGTTGGCAGGTGGCTGCAGTTCGGCGTGGACATGCCGGTGGCATGGTGGCTCACCTACACTGACCCCAACGTCCCAGGCGCCGCCTCGCAGAACAAGACCGCGCTCGGCGACATACAGCTCAACTTCAAGAGCGAACTGGTGCAGATCGAAAAGCACCGCGTCGGCGTCGCGATCCTTCCATTCATCACGCTGCCAACCGGAAAAGGGGAATACTTCACAGGCAACGGCGGCGTGGCAGGCGGCGGGAAGATCATCATCGAAGGCAGGCCGGTCGACAGGTGGGGCATCGCTCTCAACGCGGGCGTCATGGCGAGACAGAAGTTCACGATCCTCGACATCGAGCAGACACACCAGCTCCTGTTCGGCCTGGGCACATCAGTCGATGTTACGAAAAACCTCGCTGCGTCCGCAGAGATCTGGGGCCGCACCAATCTCACAGACCTCTTCGGCAAGGAAAGGGAGACGCCCGCCGAGGTGGACGCAGGCCTCAGGTACAGAATCGGCGAGAGCGGCTTTGCGGTGAACGGCGGCGGCGGATTCGGAATATTCAGGGGCTCCGGGGCACCCACCTTTCGCGCCTTCGCCGGCCTCTCCTATCGTCCGCCGTCGCGCGAAGAGGAGGCCGCTGCGACCGACCCGCTGGATGAGGTGCGCGAGACGGTCGTCCACTTCGACACCGCAGGGGAGAAGTTCGCAAGCCTCGAAGACGCCGAACGCCTCATTCGCGTTGCGGACATCATGATCGGACATCCCGAGGTCTCGGCGACGCTGGTCGGATTCTCGGACAGCCGCGGCAAGGCATCCTACAACATGAAACTTTCGCGCAGGCGGGCCGAACAGGTCAGGGAGTATCTGGTGGGCCGCGGCGTACCGCCGGACCGCCTCAACGTCGAGGCCAGGGGCGAAGATGAGCCGGCAGCGGACAACTCCACGGAAGGAGGCAGGGCAAATAACCGGCGCGTGGAATTCAGAACCCATCCCTGA
- a CDS encoding carotenoid biosynthesis protein: MSELIATIVHRPYVFAFLAAFLFLAWRLLGWRRTVLWLVFGYLIAWASEYSSIHNGFPYGEYHYVYENMQGELMIAGVPFFDSLSYSFLTFAGYAMAAFALGRERASGILAALLGALLTMLLDVIIDPIATMGELWFLGNIHYYAHPGFYFGVPLTNFGGWFLVSFAIIGLNLSTWKGFPRLFESRVPGPGSRSSWLYPAFYAGIAAFSIFMSFWIGRWRLVLASSAILGIVMAAACLRRRSDA; the protein is encoded by the coding sequence ATGTCGGAGCTGATCGCGACAATAGTGCACAGGCCGTACGTCTTCGCCTTCCTCGCCGCGTTCCTCTTCCTCGCATGGCGTCTCCTGGGCTGGCGGCGCACGGTCCTCTGGCTCGTCTTTGGATACCTCATCGCGTGGGCCTCGGAGTATTCGTCGATCCACAACGGCTTCCCCTACGGGGAGTACCACTACGTGTACGAGAACATGCAGGGCGAGCTCATGATCGCGGGCGTGCCGTTCTTCGACTCGCTGTCCTACAGCTTCCTCACCTTTGCCGGCTATGCGATGGCGGCGTTCGCGCTCGGCCGCGAACGCGCGTCGGGCATCCTCGCAGCGCTGCTAGGCGCGCTGCTCACCATGCTGCTGGACGTGATAATCGATCCGATCGCCACGATGGGGGAGCTCTGGTTCCTGGGAAATATCCACTACTACGCCCACCCGGGCTTCTACTTCGGCGTGCCGCTCACCAACTTCGGCGGCTGGTTCCTCGTCTCCTTCGCGATCATCGGCCTCAACCTTTCAACATGGAAAGGTTTCCCACGTCTTTTCGAATCCCGGGTCCCGGGTCCCGGGTCCCGTTCTTCTTGGCTCTACCCCGCCTTCTACGCGGGCATCGCCGCCTTCAGCATCTTCATGAGCTTCTGGATCGGCCGGTGGAGGCTTGTGCTGGCGAGCTCCGCTATCCTCGGCATCGTCATGGCCGCGGCCTGCCTCCGGCGGCGCAGCGACGCCTGA